One Mesorhizobium loti genomic window carries:
- a CDS encoding Putative attachment-related protein: MIMTTGTLVAVTDGEKLRLFRNKGHEPRIDLVELGEPTLQAANTGSGGRHRSSTANPDDSRLREDDFAAAVAAYLNREALTEAFEHVVVVADPRTLGELRKHVEPSLKAKLAGELGKDLVKHSVEAIENTLAAA; this comes from the coding sequence ATGATTATGACGACTGGCACGCTGGTCGCGGTAACCGACGGCGAGAAATTGCGCCTGTTTCGCAACAAGGGTCACGAGCCCCGGATCGATCTGGTTGAATTGGGCGAGCCGACGCTTCAAGCGGCCAACACTGGCTCGGGTGGTCGCCACCGCAGTTCCACTGCCAATCCCGACGACTCTCGCCTGCGGGAAGACGATTTTGCCGCTGCCGTGGCCGCGTATCTCAATCGCGAGGCGCTGACGGAAGCGTTCGAGCATGTGGTGGTCGTTGCCGATCCGCGGACGCTCGGCGAACTGCGCAAGCATGTTGAGCCTTCGCTGAAGGCGAAACTGGCGGGCGAACTCGGCAAGGATCTCGTGAAGCACTCAGTCGAAGCCATCGAGAACACGTTGGCAGCGGCTTGA
- a CDS encoding Family 3 adenylate cyclase, with product MANRLRLADEVRLACQLRPEGELRVRRLVLDETDMMITSQLGTSAATRCGEARHVAVFFSDIVDFTALSERLSPYDVMYLLNRYFAQVGDIIEQNGGFVDKLIGDGLMAIFGIDDQPDAPLRAVNAALQTLATVDRLKPFFASMYGIDFDIRIGLNYGEAVIGTLGFAGHERLTAIGDVVNLASRVEAANKDAGTRLLISEALRDQIADKVEIGDFVRVRLRGTAERTSLFEIVRLKPEIDADLNAKGLRETIRQGGRRWVRAFSENELKPYERRILDFEDCDIVVVRGSDNYCAFNNACPHLHLPLYERRSSTQAEKLKLPHTESTITPDLGLVCRWHQSCFDLSTGEIRGWAQLQQDGTAPGYEFAGNISKNRAKLIVYPCRKQDGFVWIGLE from the coding sequence ATGGCGAACCGGTTGAGATTGGCCGATGAGGTTCGGCTGGCCTGTCAGCTCAGGCCGGAAGGCGAGCTTCGCGTCCGACGCCTGGTGCTAGACGAAACCGACATGATGATCACCAGTCAGCTTGGCACTTCTGCCGCGACTCGTTGCGGCGAAGCAAGGCATGTTGCGGTCTTCTTCAGTGACATTGTTGATTTCACAGCGCTGTCGGAGCGGCTTTCGCCCTACGACGTGATGTATCTGCTCAATCGCTACTTTGCCCAAGTCGGCGACATCATCGAGCAGAATGGCGGTTTCGTGGACAAACTGATCGGCGATGGGCTCATGGCAATATTCGGTATCGACGACCAGCCAGACGCTCCGCTCCGCGCCGTGAACGCCGCACTTCAGACCCTCGCCACGGTCGATCGTCTGAAGCCTTTCTTTGCCTCGATGTATGGCATCGATTTCGATATTCGTATCGGCCTCAACTATGGCGAAGCCGTCATCGGCACATTGGGTTTTGCTGGACACGAACGTCTCACGGCCATCGGCGACGTTGTAAATCTGGCCAGCCGGGTCGAGGCCGCCAATAAAGATGCCGGTACGCGATTGCTAATATCAGAGGCCCTTCGCGACCAGATCGCCGACAAGGTGGAAATCGGCGACTTCGTCAGGGTACGCCTTCGCGGTACCGCCGAGCGCACAAGCCTGTTCGAAATAGTCAGGCTGAAGCCCGAAATTGACGCCGACCTGAATGCCAAGGGGCTTCGCGAGACTATCCGTCAGGGCGGCAGGAGGTGGGTTCGCGCTTTTTCCGAAAACGAGCTTAAGCCCTACGAACGCCGGATTCTCGATTTTGAAGATTGCGATATCGTCGTCGTTCGCGGATCCGACAACTATTGCGCCTTCAACAATGCCTGCCCGCATCTTCATCTGCCGCTCTACGAAAGGCGAAGTTCCACTCAGGCCGAAAAGCTGAAGCTCCCGCACACGGAGAGCACGATCACTCCAGATCTTGGCCTGGTCTGCCGCTGGCATCAGAGTTGTTTCGACCTGTCTACCGGCGAAATCAGGGGGTGGGCGCAGCTGCAGCAGGATGGTACTGCGCCGGGCTATGAATTCGCGGGTAACATTTCGAAAAACCGCGCAAAACTGATCGTATACCCCTGCCGAAAGCAGGACGGCTTTGTGTGGATCGGGCTCGAGTGA
- a CDS encoding alcohol dehydrogenase, giving the protein MPNGRLCVKAEITKARLEDINTIFANLKAGKVEGRMVLDLSKPVREPVAECKAVPA; this is encoded by the coding sequence ATGCCGAACGGGCGTCTGTGCGTGAAGGCCGAAATCACCAAGGCGCGTCTTGAGGACATCAACACGATCTTCGCGAACCTCAAGGCGGGCAAGGTTGAGGGACGGATGGTGCTTGATCTTTCTAAGCCCGTTCGCGAGCCGGTGGCTGAATGCAAGGCCGTTCCCGCTTGA
- a CDS encoding XRE family transcriptional regulator codes for MISASQICAARALLGIDQKSLAERAGISLSAIQRMEAGESDLPGAFDMQKNVVIALRAAGIELIGDHERSGGGGRGVRLAHPVGMAGRTH; via the coding sequence GTGATTAGCGCTTCGCAGATTTGCGCAGCCCGGGCATTGCTTGGAATTGACCAGAAAAGCCTGGCTGAGCGTGCCGGCATTTCGCTGTCAGCCATCCAACGAATGGAAGCCGGCGAGAGCGATCTACCGGGCGCGTTCGACATGCAGAAGAATGTCGTAATCGCCCTCAGGGCAGCAGGGATCGAGCTGATTGGCGATCATGAGCGCAGTGGCGGCGGAGGCCGAGGTGTGCGCCTGGCGCATCCTGTCGGTATGGCAGGCCGGACACATTGA
- a CDS encoding ChaB family protein — protein sequence MPYATEEDLPSPIRTHLPTHAQEIFRAAFNSAWDEYVDQGEKREETAHRVAWAAVKRHYRKAGRDWVPIRPSRVI from the coding sequence ATGCCTTATGCGACCGAGGAAGATCTTCCATCGCCCATCAGGACGCATTTGCCCACGCATGCCCAGGAGATCTTTCGCGCTGCCTTCAACAGCGCTTGGGACGAATATGTCGACCAAGGCGAAAAGCGTGAAGAAACAGCCCATCGCGTCGCGTGGGCTGCCGTGAAGCGCCACTATCGCAAGGCAGGCAGGGATTGGGTGCCCATCCGACCAAGCCGTGTAATTTGA
- a CDS encoding natural resistance-associated macrophage protein, with amino-acid sequence MGPGLITGAADDDPSGIATYSQVGAQFGYTLAWTMLFSYPLMAVTQGISAGIGAVTGQGIARNLRRHYSPWLLRFAVLLLLVANVINIGADLGAMGAALKLLLGGPQSLYAVLFALICSFLEIFVSYRRYVMVLKWLTMSLLAYVAVVLSVRVPWSVALYGALVPQIVFDGDHAMALVAVLGTTISPYLFFWQAGEEVEEQHRQHRQRLGANSHAAGPELSRIRGDTLFGMGFSNLVAIVIIIATAATLHANGITEIKTSSEAAEALRPVAGEFAFAVFAIGIIGTGMLAIPVLAGSAAYAVAEMFRWPEGLDRPPRDAKAFYGTIAVATLGGVSLTFVGMDPIRALYWSAVVNGVLAAPLMAIMMMIAMNPRIMGHLTLPRWMALGGALATAVMALASIGFFVL; translated from the coding sequence TTGGGCCCAGGCCTGATCACGGGCGCGGCTGATGACGATCCAAGTGGTATCGCCACCTATAGTCAGGTGGGCGCGCAATTCGGCTACACGCTCGCATGGACCATGCTCTTCAGCTATCCGCTGATGGCTGTAACTCAAGGGATCAGTGCCGGGATCGGCGCGGTAACCGGCCAAGGTATCGCGCGCAATCTGCGTCGACACTACTCGCCCTGGCTGCTGCGTTTCGCCGTTCTTCTGCTGCTTGTCGCCAACGTCATCAACATCGGCGCCGACCTCGGCGCCATGGGGGCGGCGCTTAAATTGCTCTTGGGTGGCCCGCAGTCCTTGTATGCGGTGCTGTTCGCTTTGATTTGCAGTTTCCTGGAAATCTTCGTGAGCTATCGGCGCTACGTGATGGTGCTTAAATGGCTGACCATGTCCCTGCTTGCCTATGTGGCGGTGGTGCTGTCAGTCCGTGTGCCCTGGAGCGTGGCGCTCTATGGTGCGCTGGTTCCGCAGATCGTCTTCGACGGCGATCACGCCATGGCGCTGGTTGCCGTTCTTGGCACGACAATCAGTCCTTACCTCTTCTTTTGGCAAGCCGGGGAGGAGGTCGAGGAGCAGCACAGGCAACATCGTCAACGGCTGGGCGCCAACTCTCACGCTGCCGGGCCGGAGCTGTCGCGCATCCGGGGCGACACACTGTTCGGAATGGGCTTCTCCAACCTGGTGGCCATCGTCATCATCATCGCCACTGCGGCGACGCTTCATGCCAACGGGATCACCGAGATCAAGACTTCGTCCGAAGCGGCCGAAGCGCTCAGGCCGGTCGCCGGGGAGTTTGCGTTTGCCGTTTTCGCCATTGGGATTATCGGCACCGGAATGCTTGCCATCCCCGTGCTTGCCGGCTCCGCCGCCTATGCCGTCGCGGAGATGTTTCGTTGGCCCGAAGGCCTCGATCGGCCCCCGCGAGATGCCAAGGCCTTCTATGGCACGATTGCGGTCGCAACGCTCGGTGGAGTGTCCCTGACTTTTGTCGGCATGGATCCCATAAGAGCGCTCTATTGGAGTGCTGTGGTGAACGGAGTTTTGGCCGCTCCACTGATGGCGATCATGATGATGATCGCGATGAACCCCCGGATCATGGGCCATCTCACCTTGCCGCGCTGGATGGCTCTCGGCGGTGCGCTCGCCACGGCGGTGATGGCCTTGGCTTCAATTGGCTTTTTCGTGCTGTGA
- a CDS encoding Phytoene synthase, with amino-acid sequence MFNLRSSVVAGLMLSLVAMPAVAGAEDNDSGWWPRWGMGRMMMGQWGMGGPMGGYDSDEMLDRIDGRLAFLKTELKITNEQTPSWDELAGIIRSTAESHNALMQGMLKEFQDGEFLKKPLPERLAYQQTHLEARLEQVKTVRAAVEKLYAKLSDEQKQAADEIVLPMMGMGMGRSGFGPGMMFR; translated from the coding sequence ATGTTTAATTTGCGCAGCAGTGTTGTCGCCGGCCTAATGCTGAGCCTTGTCGCGATGCCGGCTGTGGCCGGAGCTGAAGACAACGATTCTGGTTGGTGGCCTCGTTGGGGTATGGGCCGGATGATGATGGGTCAATGGGGCATGGGCGGCCCGATGGGTGGCTATGATTCAGACGAGATGCTCGATCGGATCGACGGACGCCTCGCCTTCCTCAAGACGGAACTGAAGATTACCAACGAGCAGACGCCCTCCTGGGACGAACTTGCCGGCATCATCCGTAGCACGGCCGAGTCGCACAACGCGTTAATGCAGGGCATGCTCAAAGAATTCCAGGACGGTGAGTTCTTGAAGAAGCCCCTGCCCGAGCGACTGGCCTACCAACAGACCCATCTCGAAGCGCGTCTGGAACAGGTAAAGACTGTCAGGGCAGCAGTCGAAAAACTATACGCAAAGCTGAGCGATGAGCAGAAGCAGGCGGCTGACGAGATTGTCCTGCCTATGATGGGTATGGGTATGGGGCGCTCGGGCTTCGGTCCTGGAATGATGTTCAGATAA
- a CDS encoding transport-associated protein: MTDLTLRQNILDELEFEPSIDAAHIGVAVDEGIVTLTGHVSSYWEKTTAENVVKRVKGVKGIAEEIEVRLIGQKGTADDEIARRAVDAVTWNVSIPRDKVQVKVQDGWITLTGKVEWQYQKNAAAEAVRGLAGVVGVANQIEITPRASVPDVKKRIEDALKRDAEVEAQAIRVNVRDGRVTLEGKVKAWSERQAAERAAWSTPGVRMVEDRIAIV; encoded by the coding sequence ATGACGGATTTAACATTGCGTCAGAATATTCTCGATGAGTTGGAGTTCGAGCCGAGCATCGACGCCGCCCACATCGGCGTCGCCGTGGACGAGGGCATCGTCACCCTGACCGGGCATGTTTCTTCCTATTGGGAAAAGACCACCGCCGAAAATGTGGTCAAGCGGGTCAAGGGCGTGAAGGGTATTGCCGAGGAAATCGAAGTCCGGCTGATCGGACAGAAGGGAACCGCGGACGACGAGATCGCCAGGCGGGCGGTCGATGCGGTCACCTGGAACGTCTCCATCCCGAGGGACAAGGTGCAGGTCAAGGTCCAGGACGGCTGGATCACGCTGACCGGGAAAGTTGAATGGCAATACCAGAAGAACGCGGCGGCCGAGGCTGTGCGCGGGCTGGCCGGTGTCGTTGGCGTGGCCAATCAGATCGAAATCACCCCACGTGCCTCGGTACCCGACGTCAAGAAGCGCATCGAGGATGCGCTGAAACGTGATGCGGAAGTCGAAGCCCAGGCGATCCGCGTCAATGTGCGGGATGGCAGGGTGACGCTTGAAGGCAAGGTCAAGGCCTGGTCCGAGCGCCAGGCGGCGGAACGTGCCGCCTGGTCGACGCCGGGCGTCCGGATGGTGGAAGACCGGATTGCGATTGTCTGA
- a CDS encoding DNA polymerase: MPEPLQIVTPNPGIEPMTTMAATPIPENIGVAGKFRDFSDLLDSQGADGFRARAYRRAADVVSRLERPVSEILAKEGRDGLVALPAIGTGIAGAITEMVATGRWSQLERLRGEMEPEALFRSIPGIGPRYAHRLAEDGQLETLEDLENALHSGALHIKGIGHRRKEMLAAALAERLGRVRLRTTHQSQPLPPVSMLLEVDQMYREKAAAGALRKIAPKRFNPKGEAWLPVLHARHDNWHFTAFFSNTRLAHELAKTSDWVVIYFQADGQPEGRCTVVTETRGPSAGMRVVRGREDEQQLKETV; this comes from the coding sequence ATGCCGGAGCCGCTGCAGATCGTGACGCCAAACCCGGGCATAGAGCCAATGACGACGATGGCGGCCACACCAATCCCCGAGAACATCGGGGTGGCAGGAAAATTCCGGGATTTTTCCGATCTCCTCGACAGCCAGGGGGCCGACGGCTTCCGCGCACGGGCCTACAGAAGGGCGGCGGATGTCGTTTCCAGGCTGGAACGGCCCGTAAGCGAAATCCTGGCAAAGGAGGGACGCGACGGCCTCGTCGCCCTTCCGGCCATCGGAACAGGTATAGCTGGGGCGATTACCGAGATGGTTGCAACCGGGCGCTGGTCCCAACTGGAACGGCTGCGCGGCGAGATGGAGCCGGAGGCGCTGTTCCGCTCAATCCCCGGAATCGGACCCCGATACGCGCACCGCCTCGCCGAGGATGGGCAGCTCGAGACCCTCGAAGACCTGGAGAACGCGCTCCATAGCGGCGCACTTCATATCAAGGGTATCGGTCACAGGCGCAAGGAGATGCTGGCGGCAGCCCTCGCCGAGCGGCTCGGCAGGGTTCGGCTGAGAACGACCCATCAATCTCAACCCTTGCCGCCAGTGTCGATGCTGCTCGAGGTCGATCAAATGTATCGCGAAAAGGCTGCGGCCGGCGCGCTTCGCAAGATTGCACCGAAGCGCTTCAACCCGAAAGGCGAGGCCTGGTTGCCGGTGCTGCATGCGCGCCATGACAATTGGCATTTCACGGCGTTCTTCTCGAACACCAGGCTGGCGCACGAACTGGCAAAAACGAGCGATTGGGTCGTGATCTATTTCCAGGCCGACGGCCAACCGGAGGGACGGTGCACTGTCGTCACCGAAACAAGGGGGCCGAGCGCCGGCATGCGCGTCGTCCGGGGACGGGAAGACGAACAGCAACTGAAGGAAACGGTATGA
- a CDS encoding chaperonin GroEL gives MAHKQVLFRSAAREKILRGATQLADAVRVTLGPRSKSVLIEKKWGAPIVCNDGVTIAKEFDLKDPEENLGARMLRQAAEKTGDMVGDGTSTSTILAHAMFADGVRNVVAGASAIDIKKGLDRATKRAIDTLKQISRPVSTRREKEQVATISAHNDPLIGQLVGEAMEKVGGEGVITVEESKTTETVLDVVEGMQFDRGFLSPYFVTDPEKMEAVLEDALVLIVEKKIASLNDLIKLLEAVAKSGAPLLVIAEEVEGEALATLIVNQIRGTFKNCAVKAPGFGDRRKAMLQDIAILTGGQVISEDLGLKLENVTMEQLGRAKRMVVDKDNTTIIGGSGDPKAIKGRVEQIRREIDNTTSDYDREKLQERLAKLAGGVAVIKVGAPTEAEMKSKKEALDDAISATKAAVAEGIVPGGGLALLRCITTVADEEQHCEGDERTGVQILRRALEAPVRQIAENSAVDGGVVIAKMLEGTGNFGFDAGRKEYVDLVEAGIIDPTKVVRIALENAVSVASVLLLTEATMTEIPEPAKERTFEPEMAM, from the coding sequence ATGGCTCACAAACAGGTGTTGTTTCGTTCAGCGGCGCGCGAAAAGATTCTGCGTGGCGCAACCCAGCTCGCCGACGCCGTGCGCGTGACGCTCGGGCCGCGCTCGAAATCGGTTTTGATCGAAAAGAAGTGGGGCGCTCCCATCGTCTGCAATGACGGGGTGACCATCGCCAAGGAATTCGACCTGAAGGATCCCGAGGAGAACCTTGGCGCGCGGATGCTCAGGCAGGCGGCCGAGAAAACCGGGGACATGGTCGGTGATGGCACCAGCACGTCGACCATTCTGGCCCATGCGATGTTCGCTGACGGGGTGCGCAATGTCGTCGCTGGCGCCAGCGCGATCGACATCAAGAAGGGTCTCGATCGCGCAACAAAACGCGCGATCGACACGCTCAAGCAGATATCCCGCCCGGTCTCGACCCGTCGCGAAAAAGAACAGGTGGCAACGATCTCCGCGCACAACGATCCTCTCATCGGCCAGCTGGTCGGCGAGGCAATGGAGAAGGTTGGCGGCGAAGGCGTCATCACGGTCGAAGAGTCGAAGACCACCGAGACCGTTCTGGACGTCGTCGAAGGCATGCAGTTCGATCGCGGATTCCTGTCACCGTATTTCGTGACCGATCCCGAGAAGATGGAAGCGGTCCTGGAAGACGCGCTCGTGCTCATCGTCGAAAAGAAGATCGCTTCGCTGAATGATCTGATCAAGCTGCTCGAGGCTGTAGCAAAGTCGGGAGCGCCCCTGCTCGTGATCGCCGAAGAAGTCGAAGGCGAGGCACTGGCGACGCTCATCGTCAATCAGATCCGGGGCACCTTCAAGAACTGTGCCGTAAAGGCGCCTGGCTTCGGCGATCGCCGCAAGGCCATGTTGCAGGACATCGCCATCCTGACCGGCGGACAGGTCATCTCCGAGGACCTCGGGCTCAAACTGGAAAATGTCACGATGGAACAGCTGGGCCGGGCCAAGCGCATGGTCGTCGACAAGGACAATACGACGATCATCGGTGGCAGCGGAGACCCGAAGGCAATCAAGGGCCGTGTCGAACAGATTCGGCGAGAGATCGACAATACGACGAGCGACTATGATCGCGAAAAGCTGCAGGAGCGGCTGGCCAAGCTTGCAGGTGGTGTCGCCGTCATCAAGGTCGGCGCGCCGACCGAGGCTGAAATGAAGTCGAAAAAGGAAGCTCTCGACGATGCCATCAGCGCCACCAAGGCCGCGGTCGCCGAAGGCATCGTGCCGGGCGGCGGGCTTGCCCTCTTGCGATGCATCACGACCGTGGCTGACGAGGAACAACACTGCGAAGGCGACGAGCGGACCGGCGTGCAGATCCTCAGGCGGGCTCTCGAAGCGCCGGTCAGGCAGATCGCCGAGAACTCCGCCGTCGACGGAGGCGTCGTCATTGCCAAGATGCTCGAAGGCACCGGCAATTTCGGCTTCGATGCGGGAAGGAAGGAATATGTCGACCTGGTTGAAGCCGGCATCATCGATCCGACCAAGGTCGTTCGCATCGCGCTGGAGAACGCAGTCTCGGTGGCGAGTGTTCTGCTCTTGACCGAAGCGACCATGACCGAAATTCCGGAACCGGCGAAAGAACGCACCTTCGAACCAGAGATGGCGATGTAG
- a CDS encoding heat shock protein Hsp20: MEAAAPAYQLTFKEKTMAEAATKLPVKTEKSTAPTPAGNWTTPFESLRREIDRLFDDFHPFDFRLPSTRSLFGHELPSLRNAGWSVAPAMDLVEKDKEYEITAELPGIDEKNVEIKLSNHTLTIKGEKKEEKEEKDKDYYLSERRYGSFQRSFQVPEGVDTGKIDASFSKGVLTVKLPKTAEAQKAEKKITVKAA; this comes from the coding sequence GTGGAGGCGGCGGCACCTGCCTATCAACTCACCTTCAAGGAGAAGACCATGGCTGAAGCTGCCACCAAACTCCCCGTCAAGACAGAGAAGAGCACTGCGCCGACGCCAGCCGGCAACTGGACCACCCCGTTCGAAAGCCTGCGCCGCGAAATCGACCGGCTATTCGACGACTTTCACCCGTTCGACTTCCGCCTGCCTTCGACCCGCTCCCTGTTCGGTCATGAACTGCCGTCCCTGCGCAATGCGGGCTGGTCGGTCGCGCCGGCCATGGATCTCGTCGAAAAGGACAAGGAGTATGAGATCACGGCCGAACTGCCCGGCATCGACGAGAAGAATGTCGAGATCAAACTCTCCAATCACACGCTGACGATCAAGGGCGAGAAGAAGGAAGAAAAGGAAGAGAAGGACAAGGACTACTATCTGTCCGAGCGCCGCTACGGCTCCTTCCAGCGTTCCTTCCAGGTGCCTGAAGGCGTCGACACCGGCAAAATCGATGCAAGCTTCAGCAAGGGCGTGCTGACGGTGAAGCTGCCCAAGACCGCCGAAGCCCAGAAGGCCGAGAAGAAGATCACGGTCAAGGCCGCGTAA
- a CDS encoding phage integrase family protein, with translation MAFPIVSALRFFFTNSLDRPDLARKLVRLAHPRNLPVVLMSLLRRTHDRD, from the coding sequence ATGGCGTTCCCCATCGTGTCGGCGCTGCGCTTCTTCTTCACCAACTCGCTTGACCGCCCGGACCTAGCGCGCAAGCTCGTCCGGCTGGCGCATCCGCGCAACCTGCCCGTGGTGCTCATGTCCTTGCTGCGGCGGACGCATGATCGTGATTGA
- a CDS encoding flavin reductase domain-containing protein, whose amino-acid sequence MKELPLAEVYRLIEPGPVVLLTTRARGRANVMTMSWHMMVEFTPPTIACVVSSGDFSFAALRDTKECVIAIPAVGLADKVVAVGNCSGRDKDKFATTWLTPLAAEHVAAPLVAECFANLECRVVDTRLVNKYNLFVLEVVKAWVDPGQPKPKTMHHIGKGTFVVDGETIHFESHMP is encoded by the coding sequence ATGAAGGAACTGCCGCTTGCCGAGGTCTATCGGCTGATCGAACCGGGTCCAGTCGTTCTGCTGACAACGAGGGCGAGAGGCCGCGCCAATGTCATGACCATGTCGTGGCACATGATGGTGGAGTTTACACCGCCGACGATTGCCTGTGTCGTGTCGAGTGGCGATTTCTCGTTTGCCGCGTTGCGCGACACCAAGGAGTGCGTGATCGCGATTCCGGCCGTGGGACTGGCGGACAAGGTCGTGGCGGTCGGCAACTGCTCAGGCCGGGACAAAGACAAGTTCGCGACGACCTGGCTGACGCCGCTGGCCGCCGAGCATGTCGCCGCGCCCTTGGTCGCCGAATGCTTTGCCAATCTCGAATGCCGCGTCGTCGATACCCGGCTCGTCAACAAATACAATCTTTTCGTCCTCGAGGTCGTGAAGGCCTGGGTCGATCCGGGGCAGCCAAAACCAAAGACGATGCACCATATCGGAAAGGGTACCTTCGTGGTGGACGGAGAGACCATCCATTTCGAGTCGCATATGCCCTGA